In Rattus norvegicus strain BN/NHsdMcwi chromosome 1, GRCr8, whole genome shotgun sequence, a genomic segment contains:
- the Or5p56 gene encoding olfactory receptor Olr242, with translation MEAQNHTTVTEFILLGLTENSTLRVILFMTFLGIYAVTVVGNFSIISLIRNCPQLHTPMYLFLSHLAFVDIGFSTSITPIMLTGFLERTITLSVAACEAQFCIAVTFGTVECFLLAAMAYDRYVAICSPLLYSTHMSPRICFLLVGASYVGGCVNSWTFTSCLLSLSFCGPNQIDHFFCDFPAVLKLSCSDVSIIGMIPSISAGTIIVVTVFVIAVSYTYILITILKMRSTEGRKKAFSTCTSHLTAVTLYYGTITFIYVMPKSNYSTEQNKILSVFYTVVIPMLNPLIYSLRNRDVKEALRKAIIRIFP, from the coding sequence ATGGAGGCTCAAAACCACACCACTGTGACAGAGTTCATCCTTTTGGGGTTAACAGAGAATTCCACACTGCGTGTCATCCTATTTATGACATTTCTAGGGATATATGCTGTTACTGTAGTGGGCAATTTCAGCATCATCAGTTTAATAAGAAACTGCCCTCAactccacacacccatgtatCTGTTCCTTAGCCATCTGGCTTTTGTGGACATTGGCTTTTCCACATCAATCACACCTATAATGCTTACCGGATTTCTTGAACGTACAATAACACTCTCTGTGGCTGCTTGTGAAGCCCAATTCTGCATTGCAGTGACATTTGGGACGGTTGAgtgcttcctcctagctgccatggcctatgaccgctatgtggccatctgctcaCCCCTGCTTTATTCAACACATATGTCCCCCAGGATCTGCTTCCTTTTAGTTGGAGCTTCCTATGTGGGTGGCTGTGTGAATTCATGGACATTTACTAGTTGTCTGTTGAGTCTGTCCTTCTGTGGACCAAATCAGATAGATCATTTTTTCTGTGATTTCCCTGCCGTGTTGAAACTTTCTTGCTCAGATGTCTCCATTATTGGAATGATTCCTTCTATCTCTGCTGGAACCATCATTGTGGTCACAGTGTTTGTCATAGCTGTCTCCTACACCTACATCCTCATCACCATTCTGAAGATGCGCTCCACTGAGGGCCGAAAAAAGGCCTTCTCCACCTGCACCTCTCATCTCACCGCAGTCACTTTATACTATGGAACTATTACCTTCATTTATGTGATGCCCAAGTCAAACTATTCTACTGAACAGAACAAGATACTGTCTGTATTCTACACAGTAGTCATTCCCATGCTTAACCCACTCATCTACAGTCTGAGGAACAGAGATGTAAAAGAGGCTCTTAGGAAGGCCATCATCAGAATATTTCCATAG